One window from the genome of Phalacrocorax aristotelis chromosome 20, bGulAri2.1, whole genome shotgun sequence encodes:
- the ADGRB2 gene encoding adhesion G protein-coupled receptor B2 isoform X5, whose translation MGTGLALGHPAWLPNVRGSVAPRCSRGPSCSPLLSSRLFILDVLQEQDGALPLLRAPRRLLADPGPAEMGVAATGKCHRMTAAGPLLLAVISSLLWLTRGFDPAPSACSALASGVLYGSFSLKDLFPTISSGCSWTLENPDPTKYSLYLRFNREEQVCTHFSPMVLPLDHYLANYTCDPRGEAASPQPAHQRPEEEEEEEEAELELCEGAGPFTFLHFDKNFVQLCLAAEPEAAPRLLAPQALEFRFVEVLLINNNNSSQFTCSVLCRWLEECLQAPGARRCGFTHAGCSCQAESPPAPRRNGTRHAARTPAPPPAAGGCCPTDLHSANANDFDLPEVPHGNEVEENQKVKTQWPRSADEPAVYMAQTGDPAAEEWSQWSVCSLTCGQGSQVRTRSCVSSPYGTLCSGLLRETRTCNNTATCPVHGAWEEWSPWSLCSVTCGRGARTRTRRCVAPRRGGKACEGPELQAKPCNIASCPVEGQWLEWGAWSRCSVTCANGTQQRTRKCSVSAHGWAECRGAHADARECSNPTCPTDSKWGPWNHWSLCSKTCDTGWQRRFRMCEGTGVQGYPCEGTGEEVKTCNEKKCPAYHEMCKDEYVMLMTWKKTAAGEIIYNKCPPNATGSASRRCLLSPHGVAYWGVPSFARCISHEYRYLHLSLREHLAKGQRVLAGEGMSQVVRSLLELMARKTYYSGDLLFSVEILRNVTDTFKRATYTPSSEDVQRFFQVVSYMVDAENRDKWEDAQQVSPGSVHLMKVVEDFIHLVGDALKAFQSSLIVTDNLVISIQREPISAVSSDINFPMKGRRGMKDWARSSEDKLFIPREVLSLASAETDESSHFVIGAVLYRTLGLILPPPRTPLAVTSKVLMVTVRPPTKPSEPLVLVELSHIINGTSHPQCVTWDYSRTDAGLGNWDTESCQTLETLPAHTKCQCRQLATFAVLAQLPRDLAMDPSGTPSVPLMIGCAVSCMALLTLLVIYAAFWRFIKSERSIILLNFCVSILASNILILVGQSQMLSKGVCTMTAAFLHFFFLSSFCWVLTEAWQSYLAVIGRIRTRLVRKRFLCLGWGLPALVVAVSVGFTRTKGYGTASYCWLSLEGGLLYAFVGPAAVIVLVNMLVGIIVFNKLMSRDGISDKSKKQRAGSKPPPCGSLLLKCTKCGVVSSAAMTSATASSAMASLWSSCVVLPLLALTWMSAVLAMTDRRSILFQVLFAVFNSVQGFVIITVHGFLRREVQDVVKCQMGGCRSEENENSPDSCKNGQVQILTDFEKDVDLACQTVLFKEVNTCNPATITGTLSRISLDGDEDPKLNTTSEGGLGFSSLPGNIPPPSILVQVPKMTPNVVAGLSELGDAPAQQLSLEGPGPVYLCTESSLRPLEYGWLRAPEPPRESDYMVLPRRTGSLKPFPREEGTLGPGAEEGMPGGTGRPAAEGDAYPGFVAVDHVNVNLNQPYGTVKAPYGLQFKQHPTVRQILASELSERSRTMPRTVPGSAMKVGSLERKRLRYSDLDFEKVMHTRKRHSELYHELNQKFHTLDRYRAPAASSSKREKRWSVSSGGGEKNTANDMASPEEQQPQAPAAPPKPWSTFKAMTLGSLPSAQRDRLELRCADWEGPCASLDTGDGDFQTEV comes from the exons ATGGGGACGGGGCTGGCTCTAGGCCACCCGGCTTGGTTGCCAAACGTCAGAGGCTCTGTAGCTCCTCGGTGCTCGCGAGGACCATCGTGTTCCCCCCTGCTCTCGTCCCGTCTGTTCATTCTTGATGTCCTCCAAGAGCAGGATGGAGCCTTGCCCCTTCTCAGGGCACCTCGGAGGCTCCTGGCAGACCCAGGTCCAGCTGAGATGGGGG TAGCAGCTACA GGCAAATGCCATAGGATGACCGCTGCTGGTCCCCTCTTACTGGCTGTGATATCGTCTCTCCTGTGGCTCACGCGGGGCTTTGACCCGGCTCCCAGCGCCTGCTCCGCTCTGGCCTCCGGCGTCCTCTACGGCTCCTTCTCCCTCAAGGACCTCTTCCCCACCATCTCCTCCGGCTGCTCCTGGACCCTGGAGAACCCCGACCCCACCAAGTACTCGCTCTACCTCCGCTTCAACCGGGAGGAGCAGGTCTGCACCCACTTCTCGCCCATGGTGCTGCCGCTCGACCACTACCTGGCCAACTACACCTGCGACCCCCGTGGCGAggctgccagcccccagcctgcccaCCAGCggccagaggaagaggaggaggaggaggaagccgagCTGGAGCTGTGCGAGGGTGCGGGGCCCTTCACCTTCCTCCATTTCGACAAGAACTTCGTGCAGCTCTGCCTGGCGGCCGAGCCCGAGGCAGCCCCCCGCCTCCTGGCCCCCCAAGCCCTGGAGTTTCGTTTCGTGGAGGTGCTGCtcatcaacaacaacaactcCAGCCAGTTCACCTGCAGCGTGCTCTGCCGCTGGCTGGAGGAGTGTCTGCAAGCGCCTGGCGCCCGCCGCTGTGGCTTCACCCAcgctggctgcagctgccaggCGGAGAGCCCACCGGCCCCCCGGCGCAACGGCACACGGCACGCCGCCCGCacgcccgccccgccgcccgccgccggtGGCTGCTGCCCCACTGACCTGCATTCTGCGAATGCCAACGATTTTGACCTGCCTGAGGTCCCGCACG GCAATGAGGTTGAGGAGAACCAGAAGGTGAAAACCCAGTGGCCACGGTCAGCAGATGAGCCAGCCGTCTACATGGCCCAGACAG GGGACCCAGCAGCGGAGGAGTGGTCCCAGTGGAGTGTCTGCTCCCTGACGTGCGGGCAGGGCTCCCAAGTGCGGACGCGCTCCTGCGTCTCCTCGCCCTACGGGACGCTGTGCAGCGGGCTGCTCCGGGAGACGCGCACCTGCAATAACACGGCCACCTGCCCAG TTCACGGCGCGTGGGAGGAGTGGTCCCCATGGAGCCTGTGCTCGGTGACCTGCGGGCGAGGGGCCAGGACCAGGACGCGGCGGTGCGTGGCCCCGCGGCGCGGAGGGAAAGCCTGCGAGGGCCCCGAGCTGCAGGCCAAGCCCTGCAATATCGCGAGCTGCCCGG TGGAAGGGCAGTGGCTGGAGTGGGGCGCCTGGAGCCGCTGCTCCGTCACCTGTGCCAATGGCACGCAGCAGCGGACGCGCAAGTGCAGCGTCTCGGCCCACGGCTGGGCCGAGTGCCGGGGGGCCCACGCCGACGCCCGGGAGTGCTCCAATCCCACCTGTCCCA CCGACAGCAAGTGGGGCCCCTGGAACCACTGGAGCCTCTGCTCCAAGACCTGCGACACTGGCTGGCAGCGCCGCTTCCGCATGTGCGAGGGCACTGGTGTGCAGGGCTACCCTTGCGAGGGCACCGGCGAGGAGGTGAAGACCTGCAACGAGAAGAAGTGCCCAG CCTACCACGAGATGTGTAAGGATGAGTACGTCATGCTGATGACCTGGAAGAAAACGGCTGCCGGGGAGATCATCTACAACAAGTGTCCCCCCAACGCCACGG GGTCTGCCAGCCGCCGGTGCCTGCTGAGCCCCCACGGCGTCGCCTACTGGGGTGTGCCCAGCTTCGCCCGCTGCATCTCCCACGAGTACCGATACTTGCATCTCTCA CTGCGGGAGCACCTGGCCAAGGGGCAGCGGGTGCTGGCGGGCGAGGGCATGTCGCAGGTGGTGCGGAGCCTGCTGGAGCTCATGGCCCGCAAGACCTACTACAGCGGGGACCTGCTCTTCTCCGTGGAGATCCTGCGCAACGTCACCGACACCTTCAAGAGGGCCACCTACACCCCGTCCTCCGAGGATGTGCAG CGCTTCTTCCAGGTGGTGAGCTACATGGTGGATGCGGAGAACCGGGACAAGTGGGAGGATGCCCAGCAG GTCTCGCCTGGCTCTGTGCACCTGATGAAGGTGGTGGAGGACTTCATCCACCTGGTGGGGGACGCGCTGAAGGCCTTCCAGAGCTCCCTCATCGTCACCGACAACCTGG TGATCAGCATCCAGAGGGAGCCCATCTCCGCTGTCTCCAGCGACATCAACTTCCCCATGAAGGGGCGCCGGGGCATGAAGGATTGGGCCCGCAGCTCCGAGGACAAGCTCTTcatccccagggaggtgctCAGCCTCGCCTCCGCCg aAACAGATGAGTCGTCCCACTTCGTCATCGGAGCTGTGCTGTACCGCACGCTGGGGCTGATCCTGCCCCCGCCCAG GACCCCCCTGGCCGTCACCTCCAAGGTGCTGATGGTGACGGTGCGCCCGCCGACCAAGCCCTCGGAACCCCTCGTCCTGGTGGAGCTCTCCCACATTATCAAC GGCACATCCCACCCGCAGTGCGTCACCTGGGACTACTCGAGGAC GGATGCTGGCTTGGGAAACTGGGACACGGAGAGCTGCCAAACGCTGGAGACCCTCCCAGCACACACCAAATGCCAGTGCCGCCAGCTCGCCACCTTCGCCGTCCTCGCCCAGCTGCCCAGAGACCTG GCCATGGACCCCTCAGGCACCCCGTCGGTGCCACTGATGATCGGCTGCGCCGTCTCCTGCATGGCCCTGCTGACCCTGCTGGTGATCTACGCTGCCTTCTGGAG GTTCATCAAGTCAGAGCGCTCCATCATCCTGCTGAACTTCTGCGTCTCCATCCTGGCCTCCAATATCCTCATCCTCGTGGGCCAGTCCCAGATGCTCAGCAAG GGCGTGTGCACCATGACGGCCGCCTTCCTCCacttcttcttcctctcatcCTTCTGCTGGGTGCTGACGGAGGCCTGGCAGTCCTACCTGGCGGTGATCGGCCGGATCCGGACACGCCTGGTCAGGAAGCGCTTCCTCTGCTTGGGATGGG GGTTGCCAGCCCTCGTGGTTGCAGTCTCCGTCGGCTTCACACGGACCAAAGGCTACGGGACAGCGAGCTA CTGCTGGCTCTCGCTGGAGGGCGGTTTGCTCTATGCCTTCGTGGGACCCGCTGCTGTCATTGTGCTG GTGAACATGCTGGTTGGCATAATCGTGTTCAACAAGCTCATGTCCCGCGATGGGATTTCAGATAAGTCCAAAAAGCAGCGAGCTGG CTCCAAGCCCCCTCCCTGCGGCAGCCTGCTGCTGAAATGCACCAAGTGCGGCGTGGTGTCCAGCGCGGCCATGACCTCCGCCACCGCCAGCAGCGCCAT ggcatCGCTGTGGAGCTCCTGCGTGGTCCTGCCTCTGCTGGCGCTGACCTGGATGTCGGCCGTGCTCGCCATGACCGACCGGCGCTCCATCCTCTTCCAGGTCCTCTTCGCCGTCTTCAACTCCGTCCAGGGCTTCGTCATCATCACCGTACACGGGTTCCTGCGCCGAGAG GTCCAGGATGTGGTGAAGTGTCAGATGGGGGGGTGCAGGAGCGAGGAGAATGAAAACTCGCCCGACTCCTGCAAGAATGGGCAGGTGCAGATCCTG aCAGATTTTGAAAAGGACGTTGACCTGGCGTGTCAGACAG TGCTGTTCAAGGAGGTGAACACCTGCAATCCCGCCACCATCACGGGCACCTTGTCCCGCATCTCCCTGGACGGGGACGAAGACCCCAAGCTCAACACCACCTCAGAGGGTGGCCTGGGCTTCTCCAGCCTGCCAGGGAACATCCCTCCCCCCAGCATCCTGGTCCAGGTCCCCAAGATGACGCCCAACGTGGTGGCGGGCTTGAGCGAGCTGGGCGACGCGCCGGCACAGCAGCTCAGCCTGGAGGGGCCGGGTCCCGTCTACCTGTGCACGGAGAGCAGCCTGCGGCCCCTGGAGTACGGCTGGCTGCGGGCCCCCGAGCCCCCACGGGAGAGCGACTACATGGTGTTGCCCCGCCGGACCGGCAGCCTCAAGCCCTTCCCGCGGGAGGAGGGCACCCTCGGTCCCGGCGCTGAGGAGGGGATGCCCGGTGGGACAGGGCGCCCGGCAGCCGAGGGGGACGCCTACCCCGGCTTCGTCGCAGTGGACCACGTCAACGTGAACTTGAACCAGCCCTACGGGACGGTGAAGGCCCCCTATGGCCTCCAGTTCAAGCAGCACCCCACCGTGCGGCAGATCCTGGCCTCGGAGCTGTCGGAGCGCAGCCGTACCATGCCCCGCACCGTCCCCGGCTCCGCCATGAAAGTGGGGTCCCTGGAG AGGAAGAGGTTGCGATACTCTGATCTGGACTTTGAG AAGGTGATGCACACGCGGAAGCGCCACTCCGAGCTCTACCACGAGCTCAACCAGAAGTTTCACACGCTGGACCGGTACCGGGCCCCGGCTGCCAGCTCCTCTAAG CGAGAAAAGCGGTGGAGCGTCTCGTCAGGCGGCGGGGAGAAGAATACGGCCAAC GATATGGCCAGccctgaggagcagcagccGCAGGCGCCGGCCGCGCCGCCGAAGCCATGGAGCACGTTCAAGGCGATGACGCTGGGCTCCTTGCCCAGTGCCCAGCGGGACCGGCTGGAGCTGCGCTGTGCGGACTGGGAGGGCCCCTGCGCCAGCCTGGATACAGGCGACGGTGACTTCCAGACGGAGGTGTGA
- the ADGRB2 gene encoding adhesion G protein-coupled receptor B2 isoform X4, with protein sequence MTAAGPLLLAVISSLLWLTRGFDPAPSACSALASGVLYGSFSLKDLFPTISSGCSWTLENPDPTKYSLYLRFNREEQVCTHFSPMVLPLDHYLANYTCDPRGEAASPQPAHQRPEEEEEEEEAELELCEGAGPFTFLHFDKNFVQLCLAAEPEAAPRLLAPQALEFRFVEVLLINNNNSSQFTCSVLCRWLEECLQAPGARRCGFTHAGCSCQAESPPAPRRNGTRHAARTPAPPPAAGGCCPTDLHSANANDFDLPEVPHGNEVEENQKVKTQWPRSADEPAVYMAQTGDPAAEEWSQWSVCSLTCGQGSQVRTRSCVSSPYGTLCSGLLRETRTCNNTATCPVHGAWEEWSPWSLCSVTCGRGARTRTRRCVAPRRGGKACEGPELQAKPCNIASCPVEGQWLEWGAWSRCSVTCANGTQQRTRKCSVSAHGWAECRGAHADARECSNPTCPTDSKWGPWNHWSLCSKTCDTGWQRRFRMCEGTGVQGYPCEGTGEEVKTCNEKKCPAYHEMCKDEYVMLMTWKKTAAGEIIYNKCPPNATGSASRRCLLSPHGVAYWGVPSFARCISHEYRYLHLSLREHLAKGQRVLAGEGMSQVVRSLLELMARKTYYSGDLLFSVEILRNVTDTFKRATYTPSSEDVQRFFQVVSYMVDAENRDKWEDAQQVSPGSVHLMKVVEDFIHLVGDALKAFQSSLIVTDNLVISIQREPISAVSSDINFPMKGRRGMKDWARSSEDKLFIPREVLSLASAETDESSHFVIGAVLYRTLGLILPPPRTPLAVTSKVLMVTVRPPTKPSEPLVLVELSHIINGTSHPQCVTWDYSRTDAGLGNWDTESCQTLETLPAHTKCQCRQLATFAVLAQLPRDLAMDPSGTPSVPLMIGCAVSCMALLTLLVIYAAFWRFIKSERSIILLNFCVSILASNILILVGQSQMLSKGVCTMTAAFLHFFFLSSFCWVLTEAWQSYLAVIGRIRTRLVRKRFLCLGWGLPALVVAVSVGFTRTKGYGTASYCWLSLEGGLLYAFVGPAAVIVLVNMLVGIIVFNKLMSRDGISDKSKKQRAGASLWSSCVVLPLLALTWMSAVLAMTDRRSILFQVLFAVFNSVQGFVIITVHGFLRREVQDVVKCQMGGCRSEENENSPDSCKNGQVQILTDFEKDVDLACQTVLFKEVNTCNPATITGTLSRISLDGDEDPKLNTTSEGGLGFSSLPGNIPPPSILVQVPKMTPNVVAGLSELGDAPAQQLSLEGPGPVYLCTESSLRPLEYGWLRAPEPPRESDYMVLPRRTGSLKPFPREEGTLGPGAEEGMPGGTGRPAAEGDAYPGFVAVDHVNVNLNQPYGTVKAPYGLQFKQHPTVRQILASELSERSRTMPRTVPGSAMKVGSLERKRLRYSDLDFEKVMHTRKRHSELYHELNQKFHTLDRYRAPAASSSKREKRWSVSSGGGEKNTANLLLAPQDMASPEEQQPQAPAAPPKPWSTFKAMTLGSLPSAQRDRLELRCADWEGPCASLDTGDGDFQTEV encoded by the exons ATGACCGCTGCTGGTCCCCTCTTACTGGCTGTGATATCGTCTCTCCTGTGGCTCACGCGGGGCTTTGACCCGGCTCCCAGCGCCTGCTCCGCTCTGGCCTCCGGCGTCCTCTACGGCTCCTTCTCCCTCAAGGACCTCTTCCCCACCATCTCCTCCGGCTGCTCCTGGACCCTGGAGAACCCCGACCCCACCAAGTACTCGCTCTACCTCCGCTTCAACCGGGAGGAGCAGGTCTGCACCCACTTCTCGCCCATGGTGCTGCCGCTCGACCACTACCTGGCCAACTACACCTGCGACCCCCGTGGCGAggctgccagcccccagcctgcccaCCAGCggccagaggaagaggaggaggaggaggaagccgagCTGGAGCTGTGCGAGGGTGCGGGGCCCTTCACCTTCCTCCATTTCGACAAGAACTTCGTGCAGCTCTGCCTGGCGGCCGAGCCCGAGGCAGCCCCCCGCCTCCTGGCCCCCCAAGCCCTGGAGTTTCGTTTCGTGGAGGTGCTGCtcatcaacaacaacaactcCAGCCAGTTCACCTGCAGCGTGCTCTGCCGCTGGCTGGAGGAGTGTCTGCAAGCGCCTGGCGCCCGCCGCTGTGGCTTCACCCAcgctggctgcagctgccaggCGGAGAGCCCACCGGCCCCCCGGCGCAACGGCACACGGCACGCCGCCCGCacgcccgccccgccgcccgccgccggtGGCTGCTGCCCCACTGACCTGCATTCTGCGAATGCCAACGATTTTGACCTGCCTGAGGTCCCGCACG GCAATGAGGTTGAGGAGAACCAGAAGGTGAAAACCCAGTGGCCACGGTCAGCAGATGAGCCAGCCGTCTACATGGCCCAGACAG GGGACCCAGCAGCGGAGGAGTGGTCCCAGTGGAGTGTCTGCTCCCTGACGTGCGGGCAGGGCTCCCAAGTGCGGACGCGCTCCTGCGTCTCCTCGCCCTACGGGACGCTGTGCAGCGGGCTGCTCCGGGAGACGCGCACCTGCAATAACACGGCCACCTGCCCAG TTCACGGCGCGTGGGAGGAGTGGTCCCCATGGAGCCTGTGCTCGGTGACCTGCGGGCGAGGGGCCAGGACCAGGACGCGGCGGTGCGTGGCCCCGCGGCGCGGAGGGAAAGCCTGCGAGGGCCCCGAGCTGCAGGCCAAGCCCTGCAATATCGCGAGCTGCCCGG TGGAAGGGCAGTGGCTGGAGTGGGGCGCCTGGAGCCGCTGCTCCGTCACCTGTGCCAATGGCACGCAGCAGCGGACGCGCAAGTGCAGCGTCTCGGCCCACGGCTGGGCCGAGTGCCGGGGGGCCCACGCCGACGCCCGGGAGTGCTCCAATCCCACCTGTCCCA CCGACAGCAAGTGGGGCCCCTGGAACCACTGGAGCCTCTGCTCCAAGACCTGCGACACTGGCTGGCAGCGCCGCTTCCGCATGTGCGAGGGCACTGGTGTGCAGGGCTACCCTTGCGAGGGCACCGGCGAGGAGGTGAAGACCTGCAACGAGAAGAAGTGCCCAG CCTACCACGAGATGTGTAAGGATGAGTACGTCATGCTGATGACCTGGAAGAAAACGGCTGCCGGGGAGATCATCTACAACAAGTGTCCCCCCAACGCCACGG GGTCTGCCAGCCGCCGGTGCCTGCTGAGCCCCCACGGCGTCGCCTACTGGGGTGTGCCCAGCTTCGCCCGCTGCATCTCCCACGAGTACCGATACTTGCATCTCTCA CTGCGGGAGCACCTGGCCAAGGGGCAGCGGGTGCTGGCGGGCGAGGGCATGTCGCAGGTGGTGCGGAGCCTGCTGGAGCTCATGGCCCGCAAGACCTACTACAGCGGGGACCTGCTCTTCTCCGTGGAGATCCTGCGCAACGTCACCGACACCTTCAAGAGGGCCACCTACACCCCGTCCTCCGAGGATGTGCAG CGCTTCTTCCAGGTGGTGAGCTACATGGTGGATGCGGAGAACCGGGACAAGTGGGAGGATGCCCAGCAG GTCTCGCCTGGCTCTGTGCACCTGATGAAGGTGGTGGAGGACTTCATCCACCTGGTGGGGGACGCGCTGAAGGCCTTCCAGAGCTCCCTCATCGTCACCGACAACCTGG TGATCAGCATCCAGAGGGAGCCCATCTCCGCTGTCTCCAGCGACATCAACTTCCCCATGAAGGGGCGCCGGGGCATGAAGGATTGGGCCCGCAGCTCCGAGGACAAGCTCTTcatccccagggaggtgctCAGCCTCGCCTCCGCCg aAACAGATGAGTCGTCCCACTTCGTCATCGGAGCTGTGCTGTACCGCACGCTGGGGCTGATCCTGCCCCCGCCCAG GACCCCCCTGGCCGTCACCTCCAAGGTGCTGATGGTGACGGTGCGCCCGCCGACCAAGCCCTCGGAACCCCTCGTCCTGGTGGAGCTCTCCCACATTATCAAC GGCACATCCCACCCGCAGTGCGTCACCTGGGACTACTCGAGGAC GGATGCTGGCTTGGGAAACTGGGACACGGAGAGCTGCCAAACGCTGGAGACCCTCCCAGCACACACCAAATGCCAGTGCCGCCAGCTCGCCACCTTCGCCGTCCTCGCCCAGCTGCCCAGAGACCTG GCCATGGACCCCTCAGGCACCCCGTCGGTGCCACTGATGATCGGCTGCGCCGTCTCCTGCATGGCCCTGCTGACCCTGCTGGTGATCTACGCTGCCTTCTGGAG GTTCATCAAGTCAGAGCGCTCCATCATCCTGCTGAACTTCTGCGTCTCCATCCTGGCCTCCAATATCCTCATCCTCGTGGGCCAGTCCCAGATGCTCAGCAAG GGCGTGTGCACCATGACGGCCGCCTTCCTCCacttcttcttcctctcatcCTTCTGCTGGGTGCTGACGGAGGCCTGGCAGTCCTACCTGGCGGTGATCGGCCGGATCCGGACACGCCTGGTCAGGAAGCGCTTCCTCTGCTTGGGATGGG GGTTGCCAGCCCTCGTGGTTGCAGTCTCCGTCGGCTTCACACGGACCAAAGGCTACGGGACAGCGAGCTA CTGCTGGCTCTCGCTGGAGGGCGGTTTGCTCTATGCCTTCGTGGGACCCGCTGCTGTCATTGTGCTG GTGAACATGCTGGTTGGCATAATCGTGTTCAACAAGCTCATGTCCCGCGATGGGATTTCAGATAAGTCCAAAAAGCAGCGAGCTGG ggcatCGCTGTGGAGCTCCTGCGTGGTCCTGCCTCTGCTGGCGCTGACCTGGATGTCGGCCGTGCTCGCCATGACCGACCGGCGCTCCATCCTCTTCCAGGTCCTCTTCGCCGTCTTCAACTCCGTCCAGGGCTTCGTCATCATCACCGTACACGGGTTCCTGCGCCGAGAG GTCCAGGATGTGGTGAAGTGTCAGATGGGGGGGTGCAGGAGCGAGGAGAATGAAAACTCGCCCGACTCCTGCAAGAATGGGCAGGTGCAGATCCTG aCAGATTTTGAAAAGGACGTTGACCTGGCGTGTCAGACAG TGCTGTTCAAGGAGGTGAACACCTGCAATCCCGCCACCATCACGGGCACCTTGTCCCGCATCTCCCTGGACGGGGACGAAGACCCCAAGCTCAACACCACCTCAGAGGGTGGCCTGGGCTTCTCCAGCCTGCCAGGGAACATCCCTCCCCCCAGCATCCTGGTCCAGGTCCCCAAGATGACGCCCAACGTGGTGGCGGGCTTGAGCGAGCTGGGCGACGCGCCGGCACAGCAGCTCAGCCTGGAGGGGCCGGGTCCCGTCTACCTGTGCACGGAGAGCAGCCTGCGGCCCCTGGAGTACGGCTGGCTGCGGGCCCCCGAGCCCCCACGGGAGAGCGACTACATGGTGTTGCCCCGCCGGACCGGCAGCCTCAAGCCCTTCCCGCGGGAGGAGGGCACCCTCGGTCCCGGCGCTGAGGAGGGGATGCCCGGTGGGACAGGGCGCCCGGCAGCCGAGGGGGACGCCTACCCCGGCTTCGTCGCAGTGGACCACGTCAACGTGAACTTGAACCAGCCCTACGGGACGGTGAAGGCCCCCTATGGCCTCCAGTTCAAGCAGCACCCCACCGTGCGGCAGATCCTGGCCTCGGAGCTGTCGGAGCGCAGCCGTACCATGCCCCGCACCGTCCCCGGCTCCGCCATGAAAGTGGGGTCCCTGGAG AGGAAGAGGTTGCGATACTCTGATCTGGACTTTGAG AAGGTGATGCACACGCGGAAGCGCCACTCCGAGCTCTACCACGAGCTCAACCAGAAGTTTCACACGCTGGACCGGTACCGGGCCCCGGCTGCCAGCTCCTCTAAG CGAGAAAAGCGGTGGAGCGTCTCGTCAGGCGGCGGGGAGAAGAATACGGCCAAC CTCCTCCTCGCCCCGCAGGATATGGCCAGccctgaggagcagcagccGCAGGCGCCGGCCGCGCCGCCGAAGCCATGGAGCACGTTCAAGGCGATGACGCTGGGCTCCTTGCCCAGTGCCCAGCGGGACCGGCTGGAGCTGCGCTGTGCGGACTGGGAGGGCCCCTGCGCCAGCCTGGATACAGGCGACGGTGACTTCCAGACGGAGGTGTGA